In the Oncorhynchus keta strain PuntledgeMale-10-30-2019 chromosome 14, Oket_V2, whole genome shotgun sequence genome, one interval contains:
- the LOC118393051 gene encoding calcium-binding mitochondrial carrier protein SCaMC-2-B-like isoform X1 — protein MLGLCLYVPVPNSDAAEFEYFESNGLPSDLKSLFKLSVFLPSQEFSTYRKWRKKAVKSADKDLDEQMVFKEFVNYLQDHEKDLRLVFKSLDRRRAGQIYSQEIMESLRDLGVHISQQHAEKILQCMDKNGTMTIDWNEWSNYPLLHPKENNIPEITLYWKHSTLFDVGENLMVPDDYTTEEKLTGMWWRHLVAGGGAGAVSRTFTAPLDRLKVLMQVHGSSSNNMCIISGLTQMIKEGGMRSLWRGNGINIVKIAPETAIKFMAYEQIKRLIGSDKETLGILERFVAGSMAGVIAQSTIYPMEVLKTRLALRKTGQYSGISDCAKNIFRREGLGAFYKGFIPNMMGIIPYAGIDLAVYETLKNSWLEKYGTKSTDPGVLVLLGCGTISSTCGQLASYPLALVRTRMQAQAMMEGSPQMTMSGLFKQIIQTEGATGLYRGLAPNFLKVIPAVSISYVVYENLKMSLGVKSR, from the exons ATGCTTGGCCTGTGCCTTTATGTGCCTGTTCCGAATTCGGATGCGGCTGAATTCGAGTATTTTGAGTCCAATGGACTACCATCGGATTTGAAATCGCTCTTCAAATTGAGTGTGTTTCTACCTTCACAAGAGTTTTCTACTTATCGGAAATGGAGAAAG AAAGCAGTGAAAAGTGCAGATAAGGACCTGGATGAGCAGATGGTCTTCAAGGAGTTTGTGAACTATTTGCAAGATCATGAGAAAGACCTGAGACTTGTCTTCAAGAGCCTGGACAGAAGGAGAGCTG GTCAAATATATTCTCAGGAAATCATGGAGTCACTCCGGGACCTTGGTGTTCACATATCACAGCAGCATGCCGAGAAGATCCTACAATG CATGGATAAGAATGGCACAATGACCATCGACTGGAATGAGTGGAGCAACTACCCTCTGCTACACCCCAAAGAGAACAACATCCCTGAGATCACCCTCTACTGGAAACACTCCACG CTCTTTGATGTAGGTGAGAATCTGATGGTGCCTGATGACTACACAACAGAGGAAAAACTGACAGGAATGTGGTGGAGGCATCTGGTTGCAGGCGGAGGTGCAGGAGCAGTGTCCCGAACATTCACCGCCCCCTTAGACCGACTCAAAGTACTCATGCAG GTCCATGGTTCCAGTAGCAACAACATGTGCATCATAAGTGGGCTCACCCAGATGATCAAAGAAGGTGGGATGAGGTCGCTGTGGAGAGGGAACGGAATAAACATCGTCAAAATTGCACCTGAAACTGCCATTAAGTTCATGGCTTATGAGCAG ATCAAGCGTTTGATTGGCAGTGATAAGGAGACACTTGGCATCCTGGAGCGTTTTGTAGCTGGCTCTATGGCTGGAGTTATCGCTCAGAGCACCATCTACCCCATGGAG GTTCTGAAAACACGGCTTGCCTTGCGAAAAACTGGTCAGTACTCTGGCATCTCTGACTGTGCAAAGAACATCTTTAGGAGAGAGGGACTAGGTGCCTTTTACAAGGGCTTTATCCCCAACATGATGGGCATCATCCCCTACGCTGGAATCGACCTGGCTGTGTATGAG ACATTGAAGAACTCCTGGTTAGAAAAGTATGGCACCAAAAGTACTGACCCGGGAGTGTTAGTTCTGCTTGGCTGTGGCACAATCTCCAGCACCTGTGGTCAGCTGGCCAGCTACCCCCTAGCCCTGGTCAGGACCCGCATGCAGGCACAAG CCATGATGGAGGGCAGCCCACAGATGACAATGTCAGGGCTCTTCAAACAAATCATTCAGACAGAAGGGGCCACTGGCCTCTACAGGGGCCTGGCCCCCAACTTCCTGAAGGTCATTCCAGCTGTCAGCATCAGCTATGTGGTGTATGAGAACCTGAAGATGTCGCTGGGAGTTAAGTCGCGATGA
- the LOC118393051 gene encoding calcium-binding mitochondrial carrier protein SCaMC-2-A-like isoform X2: MVFKEFVNYLQDHEKDLRLVFKSLDRRRAGQIYSQEIMESLRDLGVHISQQHAEKILQCMDKNGTMTIDWNEWSNYPLLHPKENNIPEITLYWKHSTLFDVGENLMVPDDYTTEEKLTGMWWRHLVAGGGAGAVSRTFTAPLDRLKVLMQVHGSSSNNMCIISGLTQMIKEGGMRSLWRGNGINIVKIAPETAIKFMAYEQIKRLIGSDKETLGILERFVAGSMAGVIAQSTIYPMEVLKTRLALRKTGQYSGISDCAKNIFRREGLGAFYKGFIPNMMGIIPYAGIDLAVYETLKNSWLEKYGTKSTDPGVLVLLGCGTISSTCGQLASYPLALVRTRMQAQAMMEGSPQMTMSGLFKQIIQTEGATGLYRGLAPNFLKVIPAVSISYVVYENLKMSLGVKSR, translated from the exons ATGGTCTTCAAGGAGTTTGTGAACTATTTGCAAGATCATGAGAAAGACCTGAGACTTGTCTTCAAGAGCCTGGACAGAAGGAGAGCTG GTCAAATATATTCTCAGGAAATCATGGAGTCACTCCGGGACCTTGGTGTTCACATATCACAGCAGCATGCCGAGAAGATCCTACAATG CATGGATAAGAATGGCACAATGACCATCGACTGGAATGAGTGGAGCAACTACCCTCTGCTACACCCCAAAGAGAACAACATCCCTGAGATCACCCTCTACTGGAAACACTCCACG CTCTTTGATGTAGGTGAGAATCTGATGGTGCCTGATGACTACACAACAGAGGAAAAACTGACAGGAATGTGGTGGAGGCATCTGGTTGCAGGCGGAGGTGCAGGAGCAGTGTCCCGAACATTCACCGCCCCCTTAGACCGACTCAAAGTACTCATGCAG GTCCATGGTTCCAGTAGCAACAACATGTGCATCATAAGTGGGCTCACCCAGATGATCAAAGAAGGTGGGATGAGGTCGCTGTGGAGAGGGAACGGAATAAACATCGTCAAAATTGCACCTGAAACTGCCATTAAGTTCATGGCTTATGAGCAG ATCAAGCGTTTGATTGGCAGTGATAAGGAGACACTTGGCATCCTGGAGCGTTTTGTAGCTGGCTCTATGGCTGGAGTTATCGCTCAGAGCACCATCTACCCCATGGAG GTTCTGAAAACACGGCTTGCCTTGCGAAAAACTGGTCAGTACTCTGGCATCTCTGACTGTGCAAAGAACATCTTTAGGAGAGAGGGACTAGGTGCCTTTTACAAGGGCTTTATCCCCAACATGATGGGCATCATCCCCTACGCTGGAATCGACCTGGCTGTGTATGAG ACATTGAAGAACTCCTGGTTAGAAAAGTATGGCACCAAAAGTACTGACCCGGGAGTGTTAGTTCTGCTTGGCTGTGGCACAATCTCCAGCACCTGTGGTCAGCTGGCCAGCTACCCCCTAGCCCTGGTCAGGACCCGCATGCAGGCACAAG CCATGATGGAGGGCAGCCCACAGATGACAATGTCAGGGCTCTTCAAACAAATCATTCAGACAGAAGGGGCCACTGGCCTCTACAGGGGCCTGGCCCCCAACTTCCTGAAGGTCATTCCAGCTGTCAGCATCAGCTATGTGGTGTATGAGAACCTGAAGATGTCGCTGGGAGTTAAGTCGCGATGA